cattctatttaaagaacaCTCTAGGCGGCTGGCTGACGCTTCaagtgaccaaaaggctggctattaccttggacaaaggatcagcatggcgatccaacgaggtaatgctgtcagcctcttgggcacgctcctaGTCGACAGTGATGGGGACGATTCTTTTTTATGCCTTTTAGTTTTAGGTTTGAtaaaagaatagtttttaagtaaatctaaatataaaatgtaaatacgagttgaataaaatttatatttccaaaatggtTGCTCTAGCTGTAACGACGACCGACACTTAGAATTTTTatcatgttgtttttttttttctcaattttgctGGGTTTTTTTTACACGATGTCATGACTTTTGAGTACAGCAACAATTTCTTTCCCGAAAACGATCTTATCCGAGCTaccattttggaaatataaaccattttcaaaaataacaaaaatgaaatgCCCATAACTCGGAAAGGTCAACCCGATACTGCAAAAAAATTGGCAAATTTAcggaaaaaaaaacgtttttttttctaagtccTTGCTCCATAGCGCCCCGAGGCTACACAACCAACCTTTAAGCCATAAGAAAATCTTAAGATGTGAGTGCCTAAGACGACCAACTGACCGTAACCGCGGGGGACAGCTGGTGCAATTTAAACCACATAGCACGGATTAGTTTCCGACCACGTGGAATTTCGTTCTGAAGTAGCTGGTATTGTGAACCATTGGTTTATTAATTAACCTAATAATTTGTCAACGGAGCAAAGGTTATGAATTATGTTATTAGGTTAtaaaatttaaactttaatacaaaaaagaGTAGAAGCCAAAAAAGACTACTATATTACAAAATTTCTTACCACAGTTCGGTACACAACATTTCTTTTCCGATGTCATTGTAGAAAATCGAAATCCAAAAATCAATGCCGGTTTGCAAAAAAACAAGGTACGGTCGTCAAAGTCCAGGATAGAGCACAGGTAAACAGAATAAAACACAGTCACAAAAGTCCATAAAACAAAGCCAGGTCGTAAGATTGAAAATTCAAAACGCATAACAAAGGTGAGAAAAACACGATAGTATTGACAAATCGCCAATGACGGGAAAAAAAGCAACATGGACGTATTAGCCATCGGCGACGTTCCATTCTATctctattttcataaatatgtactaatattttatttgcatttaaatttGCAATGTAACGAGGGATGACGGACGGGGATGATTATATTAGTAAATCTTAagattgatttaaataaaataaaaagaaccaAACAGAAATAAGGCAAATACATCAAGAAATAAACAGCTTGGAATTGTTTTAATATGCATGAAAAGAAACGGATTCTACACCAATTTCTTACAGTGTTGCTACAAAGTAAAATTGatactgtttttctttattttattttatattctttttcatttaatCTAAAAGGTAAGCTTCAGTACTTAaacataatcattattattattttttataaaattcaataaaatcaagTAAGCGACACATACGCCATCTGTTGAGAAGAGAGGAAAGTATTGCCAGAGTCTTTTTGTCCATAGAAGTTAAGAATGTACTAAGTGAAAAGACCCTGTTAGTCATACTGTAATAATGGCCGGCGGCAGTGTTTGTTGTTTTTCGTCTAcaagtttttaatatatttgtgaATAATTAAGCTGTGTTAACTGTATATTTGTGTTCTCTGAAACGTGTGCAGCTATGGCTAAAGTGGAGCAGCCAATCTTCATTCTGCCGAAGAAACGAAATGGCAAGAAACAGAATACAATAGCCAGCCATGTAGACCACATCATTACCGTGcaggtaaatataatattttatgttctatTAACTGCATTTTTATCGCTGATATATATCTGGATACCTTTGTCTAATGTTGTAATTCTTTTATGTATAATCAATCCAATTAAGTTCGGagattcttgtttttttttagctgAAACCGACTCTATTGTTTAGTCAATTCACGGCTGATAACGCCGGTTTCCGAGGATTTTGGCATTTTGTGATCGATTCTATCAATTCCATTGTGGCCTCTAatttactgtttttttaatgttgtatCATTGTGCTCAAGGCTAATTCCAAAATTAatgtcaattatttatttgattagttttttttttttttttttattgaatcatattcgtttcatatttttaacacattttagttaataaatatttgctcTTCTTTTCCAGGGAGTTGCAGATGAAGCtcaaacaaaatacaagaatGGACTCTCTCCTGTTTCTGAACATGTTGTCAATGGCATAATCCACTCTACTATGGAAGGCCTCAAATccaacatgaaaataaatctgCCAATAATAAATGACGTCAATGATGAAGAATATAATGATTTCAATGGAGAAGAATCTCAGAAGAATGTCCAAAAGAATGGCTATCAAGCTCTGTCTACTCTCAATAGCAGCCGGGAAATCATAGACTTGTCACCAATATATGAAAACTCCTCAGACGCTTGTTCCAGTCATGGTGATCTCAGAGATGCTAATGACAGTGACATACAGAAAAGCTGCAAGGTTCTCAACTCTGATCAAAACGAGAGCTCATCCGCTACCCCTAACAGCATGTCCCAAACACAGTCTGAAAACAGTTTTGAAATGGGCAATCTCACTGATAGCCTTAAGAATAGTGCCAAGAGGAAAAAACGAGTGAACATTGTCCCTGGAATAATGGAGGCAGATAACACTGATACTGAAATAACAGCCCTACGAGTTGAGTCTGAAGGTTCAATGTCCCCTGACTGTTCGCTGACAGACAATTCCAAGGATGGGTATTTGACTATGACAGGCACTATTAAGAGAGGCAAGAAAAAGGGTCAGAATGTTGATGTCAAACTCAATATTTCTAGGGAAGAGCTTGAGATTATTGAAGCTGCAATTGTAGCTGAGGAGTACAACAAGATGGATATCTCCAAATGCTCTCTATACAATGGCCCACACATATTTCTCTTCAGTCTCATTTGCATTCCCATTGTGGCTTGCATTTCAGCCTTGTACTCATTCTACATGGGTACAATGGCCTGGTACAATGTATTTTCTCATGTCACTGAGAATTTCAGCTGCATCAAAAAGGTTTTGCTCGCTCCCATAGTGATTTTGTCTTATCCATTTTTGATAGTCATATTCACTATTGGACTGGGCCTGTATGCAGGTATAGTGCAGCTTACGTTCAGTGCTGCTAATTGGTGGAAAGATGTCTGCGATTTTGAGAAAGGCTTTTACGGCTGGCTCTGTAATACTCTAGGTATGTCAGAGTGTAGTCCGTATGAAGTTGTAGTTCTGATGGATGTAAAACCTTAAAgaggaaataataattaatgttgtCTATGACACTGCCATTTATAGATGTCCATTATAtctcaaatattattatttaatgagaCAATTAACAGTAAATAATGTGAAGGAGTAATCTCTTTATAATAATCCTTTTTAATAAGGTCTTGTCTTTGTAGGAATGTTTTAATGTGTTAAATGAAACCCCTTCTGGTAGATTGTAAGTTTAAATGTAATGTTTCAAAATCCATATTTGGAAAAGGGGTATTAGGTAAAGATTGCATTTTGGAAAAGTGATATTTATACATGGAGTGGGATCAAGTATTGATGGTATACCTTTTAGATCTCTTTTTAAAATACTGATGTGTATCCAGATAGTATCATTTTGCTCAATTTCTTCCATTGTGTCATTCCATACTATGCAATTATTTCTAGtcattttttaacctttttggTTGCATACTTGTTATTTATAAGGAATTGTAATCATAGATGTATTTAGGATAATGTTTTTTACATATCTGCTAAGAGTTGAAGTAGTTGCAGAAGGTCTTAGAAACCAAAGATTTTATGATGCAATACCATGCAAGTGGTCTGAAATCAAGATTACAGTTGGTCTTCTTACTTCATAACTTAATTATAAGTTGAATATTTATGACTGAATTAGTGTTACATGTTGCCAAGcacaaattcaatattttaagcTTTCAAGCACAATAGATACTTATGTAGAAAATATAGCCAAGTTTTTAACAATGTATGTACTTATTGCTGTATTGGGATTAGCAGTAAAAGTCAGTGTAATgcataacaaatatttattgatttctaATTATTTTAGGACATTATGCTTCAGCATTAATGGGTTTATGAATTGTGACTTTGTTTTTAGGAATTATTTTTAcatcttttgtaattttgtaatgCGTAATCAACAATGTATGTTATGAAGACTGATGTATTCTAGTCACTATTGTGGTATCCATTTTCtacgcaataaatattttacaaaactgaacatgtttttaactaaaaacaatatctacaacaataaaaatagtAGCTCTAGTCCAAGTTAGTTAACATTGTTTCATGATGTGTCCTTTGCTGGACTCGGCGCCTCCTTCTTTTTGCTGTCATCCTTCGCATGTTTGAATTCTTCGTCTATTCTTTCTTTTGCTCTAACAATTTTGGATTGTAAATAGAAGGAGCCACCTTTGGCTTTATCGTTGACTTGAAACAGATGTTCGTAGTTTCGTATAATTTTATCCTTTTCTAATTTGTCTAAATTCAGTATCTGCATTGCTTCTTCTAGTGTGAGGCCTGTGGAGGCATTTGCAGCCGCTCTTCTGGTGCCTTCGGCGCCACCACCAGCTCGCTTCGCTGCCTCCTGCGACGCAGCTATTTCTTGTTTTAGAGCTCTGGCAAAAGCTCTCCCCACTACTTGGGCACCTAGAACTATAATTTGAGCAATGTATTTAGCCATATTTTCACTACTATTGATGAAATAACTCTTGACATTACTAGCAAAATAAATGTCAACTCTGTCTGCTGGTCATGTCAATGTTACGCATTAAAACTTTGAGGTTAAATTGCGTTCACGACGTTTTGGCTCAATGTTTTTTGTTATCACTCTTTAGCAATGTCAAATAACGTGTTTCTGAACGCAGCAAATTAAATTTGGTGGTTTCTGCAAATGGACCGCTACCCAACTACTAGCTCTGTAGAACTTTCGTCTTTACATTCCTACGATAGGGTTCAAAATAGATAGTTCGTTTAATGCCTACCCCTGACTGACAGTGACAGACGACAGTTGGTTGAGTTGAGTTGCTTGCATATTCGCGCGTTTTTTTGACATCACTGAAGTTAACCTGTTATTAcctgtttgtgttttttttgtaacgacGATTTCTGTCGTTTATTTGtgaatttaacttttatttagttATATCATTCATTAGTTTTGTGGTAATTTTAAGTTCAAACAATGGTGAGTAAAGGCATTGTTCCTTTTTCGATGTATTTACTTAATTGTGATTAACAAAGGTGTAGCATCGGCGATCCGCTACCCAAGCATTGTTAGTGGATGATATTTAGCATTTGCGTTGTTTTTGATAAGTTTGATTAAGGAAAGCTCTCATAGTTGTCTGACTAGTCTATGCAATCGTTAATTTGCCAATGTTAGTGGAAAATTGTAATCTCTAGGTTCTTCAAGATTGTAAAGAAAACTCCTTCGCCTTTTTTAACTTGTATTTACATTGCAATagaaatttaaaacataaaagttatattaaaaacatggaaaataaaaaatcaataatttgaacaaaaaacCTTTTCTCTTGACAACTGTCATCTATGTCCTTTTTATAATTTGTCTTTGAGCTAAAGAGGTTGAATATCTCTATACTTATTTGgacataccgcccaccaaggacatATTCGCCTGAATTGTCCTTAACCATCAAGAGCCGCCCACCATGAGGTAATTGGACAAATAAAGAGCATACAATAAAACTAAGAACAAacatattcaaaacaaaactagtACCTAATCAATAGGCAAAACACATAACTTATTTGTTGGTCTCTTAATTCTACACCCGTTGCATTTAAGGGTCACAACCCTAGTGAGTCCGTCTGAACCCGGATGTTTGTCCATGCGACTGGGAAAGCGGTCTGGAATTGAGACACGCCTCAATTTGAGTTAGTAAGGTGGACATTTCTTCGTAGGTAAGGGTTGAATCACCGATGACACACTTTAGGTGATATTTAGTGGATTTGATCCCAGACTCCCAAAGTCCGCCAAAATTTGGGGCATGAGGAGGAATAAAATGCCACTTAACGCTGTTAGTACTCAACCAACTTCGAATTTCATTAGCAATTGCTGACCTTTCAGTAGCTACCAATGATTGTAGTTCTTTGGAAGCACCAACGAAGTCTTTTCCATTGTCGCTCCAAATTTCGCTGCAGTGTCCTCTCCTGGCGACAAATCTCTTAAAACCGGCTATAAATCATTGAGCGGCGAGATCACTGATAGCTTCTATGTGTTGATATGTGCTCCTCGTGCCTCGTGGTCATGAGTCATTCTCGCACTAGTAGCGTGCAAAAATGATTTTTGGATGGAATTATGATTGGATATGTATCATACTCTCAGTCATTTTAGACTTCTGTATTCTACTACCTACTCTTAATATTCCCTTGTTATCTATTCAGGGACATAAAGGTCTCGGTTTACTTTTCTTGCTGACAACTCCTGACTTCTTGATGCTATTTATATCTTCCTTGAACTCTTGAGCTTGATATTTTCTCCATTCCATTCCAGTCCATTCTTCGCTGGTCAAGTATGCTTCCCTATGCTCTTTATGCCTCAAAAAACGTCTACAGTATGCTACAACTCTAATCAACCTTTAAAGTGACGAATACTTTATCCAAAACGGATTATCTTCATTGGTTGTTAGATGTTATCTAACAGATTTTGGCGCTGGTTTATACTCTAAACCAGTTGAAACTGATTTCAGTTTAGTGAAGTCAATTGTCTCCCTAAACTTCTTGAATAAATGATATCACTCGACTGTGAACACATACTAACTAATGTGTTGTGAGGTTGTGCTGCATCGACATTGCGATCAGCATGAGGTTGTCCAGATAAAATCCAGCCCAGGGATGTGTTTTGCGCTATTATAGGCCCTGAACCGCATTTAACTAAACCCTCCTTAATGACTTGGCCATAAACCTCGGCtccaaataaaatgtcaattttaCTTGGAGTGTGGTATTCTGGATCCGCCAGAACCAAATCTCTCAGTTGAGGCCaagtttgtattaaaatcttTGTAGATGGAATCAATGTTGTAATGGTTCTCATTACATATGCTTGGACTTGAATGCTAACTGTAGGATCGTGACGTGATTTAATAGTTACAAAAACTATGAACTTTGAGGCAAATGCGCTCTCGTCACCTCCTATACCAGAAATGACGCTCCTGGTTGGTATCTTCTTCAGTCCCAGCAATCTAACTGCCGATTCTGTTATGAAGGATGTTTGAGATCCTTGATCTAGCAATGTTCTCAGCATTTGCTTATGACCGCTCTCAGTCTGTGCTTCGACCAGAGCGGTTGGTAACAGAACTCGGTTAGGCACTACTCTTCTCGAGAAGTGTGTTGATTGTGTTGGTAAATCTGATTCTTGGGCCATACTGGAGGCGGTTAGCAACGCAGACGCTGCTGATTTGACAGCTGCCGCTTCTCCGGACAGGCCACTTGTGGTAGGCGACGTGGATCTTGAAGAAACCTTGGGGTGTAACAATGAGTGGTGCTTACGTTGACAAAGCTGGCAAGTAGTTTTAACTCGACAAAACTTGATCGAATGGTTGGAACTTAAACAATTATAACATAATCGATGTGTTCGGACGAACTCACTTCgggttttgtaattttctttacaaaactgTTTACAATGACTCAAACTATGATCTTGTGAACAGAATGGACATATTACAGTATTATCGTTATCTGAACTTACTGCGTGAAGGTTCTTTGACTTTACAGCTGTGGATTTTTGTGTAGACTTGGCAGTATCTAAATATTCCAACGAGCGAAATCTAGATTCTAAAAACGacttaaatttatcaaaagttGGCAAATGTTCTACAGAGCTTATCTCTGCTTCCCATAGCTTGCGCGATTCAGAATCTAACTTGTcactaataatgtaaataatgatGACGTCCCACGACTTTGTATCAATTCCGAGATTGCTTAAGCTATGTAAGCAATCCACAGTTGTATCTAACAGCTCCTTCACCGAGGATGATGATTCCTTTGCAACAGGTTGATTCATTAACCGTTTTAGAATACAATTAGACAAGTAACGCCTGTTGTCATAACGTTTAGTTAAGGTCTGCCAGCATTCTTGATAATTGGCCGCAGTGATTGGTGTATGCCTTAACAACTGTTCTGGTTCACCAGCTAGGTACCCTTTTAAATAGTGCAGTTTTTGCACATCATCAATACTGTCGTTGTTATGTATAAGGGAAAGAAACAGATCGCGGAAGGTAATCCACTCGGTGTATTTGCCTGAAAATATTGGGATCACAATTTTGGGTAATTTTACAGTGGTACATTTTCCCGTTGTTGACTGTTTATCCTGTATAACCTTTGCTGATGAAAATTGTCTAAGAGCTTCCTTTAATTCAGatttataattaatgtaaatttcTTCGGTTAATTCATATGCTtcactcgtaaaataattaTGCTTCCTGTCGGTTTTTTCAACAATCTCTCGATGCGTTTCGATAAATACTGCCCACTGTTGTTCTAGTGTCTCCAATCTAGTTTCTAAATATGACGGTGTGATGCGCTCTTTAGGAGATTTTTTGTAATTGATCCTacttttttctatatttcttttattatcaatttgtatattaaataACGTATCCATGACTATAACCGAATG
The window above is part of the Helicoverpa zea isolate HzStark_Cry1AcR chromosome 21, ilHelZeax1.1, whole genome shotgun sequence genome. Proteins encoded here:
- the LOC124641041 gene encoding uncharacterized protein LOC124641041, translated to MAKVEQPIFILPKKRNGKKQNTIASHVDHIITVQGVADEAQTKYKNGLSPVSEHVVNGIIHSTMEGLKSNMKINLPIINDVNDEEYNDFNGEESQKNVQKNGYQALSTLNSSREIIDLSPIYENSSDACSSHGDLRDANDSDIQKSCKVLNSDQNESSSATPNSMSQTQSENSFEMGNLTDSLKNSAKRKKRVNIVPGIMEADNTDTEITALRVESEGSMSPDCSLTDNSKDGYLTMTGTIKRGKKKGQNVDVKLNISREELEIIEAAIVAEEYNKMDISKCSLYNGPHIFLFSLICIPIVACISALYSFYMGTMAWYNVFSHVTENFSCIKKVLLAPIVILSYPFLIVIFTIGLGLYAGIVQLTFSAANWWKDVCDFEKGFYGWLCNTLGMSECSPYEVVVLMDVKP
- the LOC124641042 gene encoding mitochondrial import inner membrane translocase subunit Tim16, which codes for MAKYIAQIIVLGAQVVGRAFARALKQEIAASQEAAKRAGGGAEGTRRAAANASTGLTLEEAMQILNLDKLEKDKIIRNYEHLFQVNDKAKGGSFYLQSKIVRAKERIDEEFKHAKDDSKKKEAPSPAKDTS